A window of Apium graveolens cultivar Ventura chromosome 8, ASM990537v1, whole genome shotgun sequence contains these coding sequences:
- the LOC141676968 gene encoding cytochrome P450 CYP72A219-like → MEAAIVRVCVASVLLLCAWTALYRLWLKPKKLEKQMRQHGFQGNPYRFWFGDKKEEVAMLIEANSKPLPLYHHDIAPRVIPVLHKLVSHYGKKAFTWVGPTPRLIVTDPEMIKEILNKNYIYQKPKTNFPLLKLFVYGLPLYEGDKWAKHRRLLNPAFHYEKLKGMLPAIDFSCSEMIKKWQEMILEGRNACVLDVWPSLQAFTCDVISRTAFGSSYEEGSRVFELQVEQCQLVVEGLGLPYIPGSRFLPTKRNRRMKEIDRQVRILVKGIIDKKMKVMKSGKVSTTDLLGIMLEANSQEVEQGNKNAGMSIDDIVEECKMFYVVGQDTTSILLVWTMILLSMYPSWQDRARKEIDEVIGNDKVNVDHLNQLKVVTMILYEVLRLYPPNSVLVRKKSKGTQLGVLKSLQAEMGLVLPINLVHVDQDIWGADAKEFNPERFSKGIMNATNGQTAAYFPFGLGPRICIGQNFTMLEAKIAMAKILKTFSFELSPSYTHAPYNCLTVKPQYGASLILHRL, encoded by the exons ATGGAAGCAGCAATAGTAAGAGTATGTGTTGCATCTGTACTATTGTTATGTGCATGGACTGCTCTGTATCGGTTATGGTTGAAACCTAAGAAGCTGGAAAAACAAATGAGACAGCATGGCTTTCAAGGGAATCCTTATCGTTTTTGGTTTGGAGACAAGAAAGAAGAAGTGGCCATGTTAATTGAAGCCAATTCCAAACCCCTCCCTCTATACCATCATGATATCGCTCCTCGTGTTATTCCTGTTCTGCATAAGCTTGTCTCCCATTATG GTAAAAAAGCTTTTACATGGGTTGGACCAACACCGAGGTTGATCGTTACGGATCCAGAAATGATTAAAGAAATCTTGAATAAGAATTATATATATCAAAAGCCGAAGACAAATTTTCCGCTACTAAAGTTATTCGTTTATGGCCTGCCATTATATGAAGGGGATAAGTGGGCTAAGCACAGACGACTTCTCAATCCTGCTTTCCATTATGAAAAATTGAAG GGTATGCTACCAGCAATCGATTTTTCTTGCAGCGAGATGATAAAGAAATGGCAAGAAATGATATTGGAGGGAAGGAATGCATGCGTGTTAGACGTATGGCCTTCGCTTCAAGCATTTACGTGCGATGTGATTTCACGAACAGCATTTGGCAGTAGTTATGAAGAAGGCAGTAGGGTATTTGAACTACAAGTAGAGCAATGCCAACTTGTAGTTGAGGGGTTAGGGTTACCTTACATCCCAGGATCGAG GTTCTTACCAACTAAGAGGAACAGGAGGATGAAGGAAATTGATAGACAAGTACGAATACTGGTAAAAGGTATAATTGATAAAAAGATGAAGGTCATGAAATCAGGAAAAGTTAGCACTACTGACTTGCTGGGGATAATGCTGGAAGCGAATTCTCAGGAAGTTGAACAGGGAAACAAAAATGCTGGGATGAGCATTGATGATATAGTTGAAGAATGCAAGATGTTCTATGTTGTTGGCCAAGACACTACTTCTATTTTGCTTGTATGGACGATGATTTTGTTAAGTATGTATCCCAGTTGGCAAGACAGGGCAAGAAAAGAGATTGATGAAGTGATCGGGAATGACAAAGTAAATGTGGATCACCTAAATCAGCTGAAAGTT GTGACTATGATTCTGTACGAAGTTTTGAGATTATACCCGCCAAATTCTGTGCTTGTTCGAAAAAAAAGCAAGGGGACTCAATTGGGTGTTTTAAAAAGTTTACAAGCTGAAATGGGACTCGTGTTACCAATCAATCTGGTGCATGTTGACCAAGATATCTGGGGAGCAGATGCAAAGGAGTTTAATCCTGAAAGGTTCTCGAAAGGAATAATGAACGCTACAAATGGTCAGACAGCAGCATATTTCCCATTTGGCTTAGGTCCTAGGATCTGCATTGGCCAAAACTTTACAATGTTGGAAGCAAAAATAGCCATGGCCAAGATCTTGAAAACCTTCTCCTTCGAGCTTTCACCATCATATACTCATGCGCCATATAATTGCCTTACTGTTAAGCCACAATATGGAGCTAGCTTGATTTTGCACAGGCTTTGA